A single genomic interval of Pochonia chlamydosporia 170 chromosome 7, whole genome shotgun sequence harbors:
- a CDS encoding enolase-phosphatase (similar to Metarhizium robertsii ARSEF 23 XP_007816788.1), which produces MLAKSFAEFSAFVLDIEGTVCPITFVHDVLFPYAIRALPPYLDQHWDDTGFAQYRNEFPEECRNDRLALEKHVRDLVAADIKAPYLKALQGLLWQAGYDSGELKAPIFLDVAPFIIAAHSAGKKVIIYSSGSVPAQKLFFGHTTAQPSDLSPFISSWFDTVNAGPKTDKNSYATILSTHSDIEASRWLFLSDNLNEVKAALASGMYSLPVSRPGNAPLSPDSNLSSIAISDFSPGSEAKIQESLAALAAARKG; this is translated from the exons ATGCTTGCTAAAAGCTTCGCTGAGTTCAGCGCTTTCGTCCTGGATATTG AGGGGACCGTTTGCCCAATAACATTTGTTCATGATGTCCTG TTTCCTTACGCCATAAGAGCGCTTCCTCCATATCTTGATCAGCACTGGGATGATACTGGGTTTGCTCAATACCGCAATGAGTTCCCTGAAGAGTGCCGTAATGACcgtttggcgttggagaaaCATGTCCGAGACTTGGTGGCTGCCGATATCAAAGCCCCTTACTTAAAGGCTCTTCAAGGTCTTTTGTGGCAGGCTGGCTATGATTCGGGGGAACTAAAGGCTCCTATATTCCTGGACGTGGCTCCCTTCATCATCGCAGCCCATAGTGCTGGGAAAAAGGTTATCATTTACTCTTCTGGATCCGTTCCGGCACAGAAACTCTTTTTTGGTCACACCACCGCTCAACCATCCGATCTGTCGCCATTCATATCCAGCTGGTTTGACACTGTCAATGCAGGCCCCAAAACGGATAAAAACAGTTATGCTACGATTTTATCCACTCATTCGGACATTGAGGCTTCCCGGTGGCTCTTTTTGAGCGACAATCTTAACGAAGTCAAGGCCGCCCTTGCATCGGGGATGTATAGTCTTCCGGTGTCTCGGCCAGGAAATGCACCTTTGTCTCCTGATAGTAACTTATCCAGCATTGCGATTTCTGATTTTTCACCGGGGTCTGAAGCCAAGATCCAAGAGTCTCTAGCTGCGTTAGCAGCAGCCAGGAAAGGTTGA
- a CDS encoding ribosomal protein L28e (similar to Metarhizium robertsii ARSEF 23 XP_007816795.1) produces MATPALSNMSSDLVWEIVRNNNCFLSKSNRNGGVQFSHDPLNLTNKNSRKHAGFVNSKAVGIVPNEKGGVTVISKKTTDATKPAKAFVQTTHGGNKTSRKTYKAVANLTANYRSDLRSAAVERVSAIRRAQRPVKAEPEPKLRGNKAKKAEESS; encoded by the exons ATGGCTACCCCCGCGCTTTCCAACATGTCCTCGGACCTGGTCTGGGAGATTGTCC GAAACAACAACTGCTTCCTCTCCAAGAGCAACCGCAATGGCGGCGTCCAGTTCTCCCACGACCCTCTGAACCTTaccaacaagaacagccGAAAG CACGCTGGGTTCGTCAACAGCAAG GCCGTTGGTATCGTTCCCAACGAGAAGGGAGGCGTTACTGTCATCAGCAAGAAGACCACTGATGCCACCAAGCCCGCTAAGGCTTTCGTCCAGACCACCCacggcggcaacaagacCAGCCGAAA AACCTacaaggctgttgccaacTTGACCGCCAACTACCGTAGCGACCTCCGATCTGCCGCCGTCGAGCGTGTTTCTGCTATTCGCCGAGCCCAGCGCCCGGTCAAGGCGGAACCCGAGCCTAAGCTTCGaggaaacaaggccaagaaggccgaggAGTCATCCTAA
- a CDS encoding serine/threonine protein kinase (similar to Coccidioides immitis RS XP_001242127.1): MECIRDKFVGGLVLDGRFETISPLNHGSFGMVFMAQDLMTNEIVAIKCLTKKAAPGEAGLEFAVDDKSEELALHSNLGSHDNIVNLLHSFETDAHVYLVMEFCSQGDLYEAIRNGHGPLQTEHVRQFMLQLVDAVTYIHSKGVYHRDIKPENIFLTQDGAVKLGDFGLATKDKWSYEMTVGSDRYMAPEQFDSAGAGYSPAEADIWAIGICLLNILFSRNPFTTPTEADPLFLDFSRDKQSLFDVFPAMSQDTYEVIVQCMNLDPRRRSLEGARDALLRVVSFTTEDESLDDFCGAEKATVASANREPLRTPSIQSPHIDNQTGAFPWAKALHASPHRQVRQLSAIPDNESYTEDLFSKSGETLDWCSASIQTPSMSSILGSQLDASMKSLAIKKPYRAGVSPAAGSLPITMAKPLTLSMSTVFGRRKDAVSKSWSDMWDEEEEEEQEEQMKALQELNSRTWSHESRSEAKKTDGQDAFPASQVTIKGDVDDDLVADGFFFQDTPTVKLVPSAMPRYSPPSKRFNYDKWAALGERRRGQSTIMEMDKLPGLKPRRQFGFGYKSYEAGVWDHSTYNNNNNFTSKNWGRDRSKECPWNRGRDCNWRRDQKRNDFGDVEWVGGW; encoded by the coding sequence ATGGAATGTATCAGGGACAAGTTCGTCGGTGGCCTCGTACTGGATGGTCGCTTTGAAACCATTTCACCACTGAATCACGGGTCATTCGGTATGGTCTTCATGGCCCAGGATTTGATGACAAATGAGATCGTAGCCATCAAATGtttgaccaagaaggctgcgCCTGGCGAAGCTGGTTTGGAGTTTGCCGTTGATGACAAGTCTGAAGAACTTGCTCTTCACAGCAATCTTGGATCCCacgacaacatcgtcaaTCTTCTGCACTCCTTCGAGACGGACGCTCATGTTTACCTGGTCATGGAGTTTTGCTCCCAGGGCGACCTGTACGAAGCGATCAGGAACGGCCATGGTCCCCTGCAGACGGAGCACGTTCGTCAGTTCATGTTGCAGCTTGTCGATGCTGTGACCTACATTCACTCCAAGGGTGTCTATCATCGCGACATCAAACCCGAAAACATCTTCCTAACTCAGGACGGCGCAGTCAAGCTCGGCGACTTCGGCCTTGCAACCAAAGACAAGTGGTCATATGAGATGACCGTCGGTAGCGATCGCTACATGGCACCAGAACAATTCGATTCAGCCGGCGCCGGATACTCTCCTGCTGAGGCTGATATCTGGGCTATCGGCATCTGCTTACTGAACATTCTCTTCTCACGCAACCCCTTCACGACACCGACTGAGGCGGACCCGTTGTTCCTGGATTTTTCTCGTGACAAACAGAGTCTTTTCGACGTGTTTCCTGCCATGTCGCAAGATACATACGAGGTCATTGTTCAGTGCATGAATTTGGATCCTAGAAGGCGATCGCTGGAAGGAGCTCGGGATGCACTACTCCGAGTGGTGAGCTTCACCACAGAAGATGAGTCGCTCGATGACTTCTGTGGAGCAGAGAAGGCGACAGTTGCGTCTGCTAACCGCGAACCCCTTCGTACACCGTCTATCCAGAGCCCTCACATCGATAATCAGACGGGTGCCTTCCCTTGGGCAAAGGCTTTGCATGCAAGTCCTCATCGCCAGGTTCGCCAGTTGAGTGCCATCCCTGACAACGAGAGCTACACTGAAGACTTGTTCTCCAAGTCTGGCGAAACTCTTGATTGGTGCTCGGCCAGTATCCAGActccatccatgtcgtctATTTTGGGTTCTCAGTTGGATGCCTCAATGAAGTCGCTAGCCATCAAGAAGCCGTATCGTGCCGGTGTTTCACCGGCTGCTGGTTCGCTGCCAATCACAATGGCCAAGCCGCTtaccttgtccatgtcaactgTCTTTGGACGTCGCAAAGATGCCGTATCCAAGAGCTGGAGTGACAtgtgggatgaggaggaagaagaggaacaAGAAGAGCAGATGAAGGCTCTGCAAGAACTTAATTCTAGGACTTGGAGTCATGAGAGTAGAAGTGAGGCGAAGAAGACCGACGGTCAGGACGCCTTCCCCGCATCACAGGTGACCATCAAAGGCGACGTGGATGATGACCTGGTTGCTGATGGGTTCTTTTTCCAAGATACCCCTACAGTCAAGTTGGTACCTTCAGCTATGCCACGATACTCTCCTCCGTCTAAACGATTCAATTATGACAAATGGGCCGCATTGGGTGAGCGTCGGAGGGGCCAAAGCACAATTATGGAAATGGATAAGTTGCCTGGCTTGAAGCCACGACGACAATTTGGGTTTGGATATAAATCTTATGAAGCCGGCGTTTGGGATCATTCAACATataacaataacaacaacttTACGAGTAAGAATTGGGGCAGAGATCGATCGAAGGAATGCCCTTGGAATAGGGGAAGAGATTGCAATTGGCGCCGAGATCAGAAGCGCAATGATTTCGGAGACGTTGAGtgggttggtggttggtaG
- a CDS encoding malate dehydrogenase, mitochondrial precursor (similar to Chaetomium globosum CBS 148.51 XP_001221724.1), with product MVKAVVAGAAGGIGQPLSLLLKASPLIDELALYDVVNTPGVAADLSHISSPAKVTGHLPANDGARAALKDADIIIIPAGVPRKPGMTRDDLFNINAGIVKGLIETAAEVAPKAFILVISNPVNSTVPVSAEVLKAKNVFNPQRLFGVTTLDIVRAETFVAEIVGQKEPQKLTIPVVGGHSGETIVPLFSKASPSVTIPGEQYDDLVNRVQFGGDEVVKAKDGLGSATLSMAYAGFRFADKLLRAVKGEKGLVEPSYVYLPGVPGGEAIAKETGCDFFSVPIELGPNGAEKATNPLEGLTEREKELLGKAVEGLKGNIKKGVDFAHNPPQK from the exons ATGGTCAAAGCTG TTGTTgccggtgctgctggtggcattggACAG CCATTGTCCTTGCTTCTGAAGGCTAGCCCCCTTATTGATGAGCTGGCTCTCTACGATGTTGTCAATACTCCCGGTGTCGCTGCCGATCTTTCTCACATCTCGTCACCTGCG AAAGTTACCGGTCATCTGCccgccaatgatggcgcTAGGGCTGCGTTGAAGGATGCGGATATCATCATTATCCCAGCCGGAGTTCCTC GCAAGCCAGGCATGACCCGTGACGAtcttttcaacatcaatgcTGGGATTGTTAAGGGTTTAATCGAGACCGCCGCCGAGGTTGCCCCCAAGGCTTTCATCTTGGTCATCTCCAACCCGGTGAACTCCACTGTTCCTGTTTCTGCAGAAGTCCTCAAGGCAAAGAATGTGTTCAATCCCCAGCGCCTTTTTGGTGTCACAACCTTGGATATTGTGCGAGCTGAGACGTTTGTTGCTGAGATTGTTGGCCAAAAGGAACCCCAGAAGCTGACCATCCCGGTTGTTGGCGGCCACTCTGGTGAGACCATTGTTCCCCTCTTCAGCAAGGCCAGTCCATCAGTTACCATCCCTGGCGAGCAGTACGATGATCTTGTGAACCGCGTGCAGTTCGGTGGCGACGAGGTCGTGAAGGCCAAGGATGGCCTTGGATCCGCTACTTTGTCAATGGCTTACGCTGGATTCCG TTTCGCCGACAAGCTCCTTCGGGCTGTGAAAGGCGAGAAGGGCCTAGTCGAACCCAGCTATGTCTATCTTCCCGGTGTACCCGGAGGTGAAGCCATTGCTAAGGAGACTGGCTGTGACTTCTTCTCTGTGCCTATCGAACTTGGA CCCAACGGTGCCGAGAAGGCCACCAACCCTCTGGAGGGCCTCACCgagagggagaaggagcttTTGGGCAAGGCAGTTGAGGGCCTCAAAGGCAACATTAAGAAGGGCGTTGATTTTGCCCACAACCCTCCCCAAAAGTGA
- a CDS encoding C-5 sterol desaturase (similar to Metarhizium acridum CQMa 102 XP_007806693.1), with the protein MDIVLELTDTFIADYAYAYLYPFRPDLYDFPHGTPGNASAQAFSSWSYKPATQFLQVQPSRAAYMSSLPRDNPYRQLATLFFITWFFGILVYFIFATMSYYLIFDKRTLNHPKFIKNQIWLEIKQANKSMPFMAVCTAPLFLLEVRGFGNLYDTTEEGPGLWYNIVQFPLFLLFTDFCIYWIHRYLHHPLVYKHLHKPHHKWIMPTPYASHAFHPLDGFAQSLPYHIFPFIFPLQKVAYVVLFVFVNFWSILIHDGEYLTNNPIVNGAACHSLHHSRFEVNYGQFFTAFDRLGGTYRMPEAWMFEREKKMSEKQWKKESETVDEFVKEIEGDDERTYGPDRAEAKKTK; encoded by the exons ATGGATATCGTGCTCGAACTCACCGATACCTTCATTGCCGACTACGCCTACGCGTACCTATACCCATTCCGACCCGACTTATACGACTTCCCTCATGGAACTCCTGGCAATGCATCTGCACAGGCTTTTTCGTCGTGGAGTTACAAGCCCGCGACACAGTTCTTGCAAGTCCAGCCATCTCGGGCAGCCTACATGAGCTCGTTGCCTCGCGACAACCCCTATCGTCAGCTGGCAACACTCTTCTTCATTACCTG GTTCTTCGGCATTCTTGTGTATTTCATCTTTGCCACTATGTCATACTACCTCATTTTCGATAAGCGCACTCTGAACCACCCAAAGTTTATCAAGAACCAAATATGGCTCGAGATAAAGCAGGCCAACAAGTCAATGCCGTTCATGGCCGTATGCACTGCGCCCCTATTCCTTCTCGAGGTCCGAGGCTTCGGAAATCTATACGATACCACGGAAGAAGGACCTGGATTATGGTACAACATTGTCCAGTTCCCTCTGTTCCTACTCTTCACCGATTTCTGTATTTACTGGATCCACCGATaccttcatcatcccctcGTATATAAGCATCTGCATAAACCTCACCACAAGTGGATTATGCCCACGCCCTACGCGAGCCATGCTTTCCATCCGCTCGACGGTTTCGCACAGTCGCTCCCGTATCACATCTTTCCATTCATCTTCCCTCTCCAGAAAGTCGCCTACGTTGTGCTCTTCGTTTTTGTCAACTTCTGGTCCATTCTCATTCATGATGGAGAATACTTGACCAACAACCCCATAGTCAATGGCGCCGCTTGCCACTCTCTACACCACTCTCGCTTCGAGGTCAACTACGGGCAGTTCTTCACTGCGTTTGATCGCCTTGGTGGTACCTATCGCATGCCCGAGGCCTGGATGTTtgagagggagaagaagatgtcAGAGAAACAATGGAAGAAGGAATCCGAGACTGTGGACGAATTCGTCAAGGAAATTGAGggtgacgacgagcgcaCATATGGCCCAGATCGAGCTGAAGCCAAGAAAACCAAATAA
- a CDS encoding transcriptional repressor rco-1 (similar to Aspergillus terreus NIH2624 XP_001214838.1), which produces MSMYSHRGMGAVPPGNSARLNELLDQIRAEFETQLRQAEGFEHQISAQVSEMQLVREKVYAMEQTHMTLKQKYEEEISMLRHQLENARKGGPQPGMPGPPQHPGPSQQPPSIAPGNGLFSGIMAGGNQAGLAPPNQQPHAPPQEQQLGPQHQMGQGPPGLPVPPPHPNAQQPPYQQGYPQGPVSNGMGPQPPQSTASPGPGRRGVGRPPNAVGPATPQINTPVPYPGNAQSPQVSHPTPDHARMGGPRAPPVGNALGDLEVDSVAPHNKKTGTDWYAIFNPAVQRVLDVDLVHSLAHESVVCCVRFSHDGKYVATGCNRSAQIFDVSSGEKVCVLEDHNAQDMTADLYIRSVCFSPDGRYLATGAEDKLIRVWDIQSRTIRNHFSGHEQDIYSLDFARDGRTIASGSGDRTVRLWDIEQGTNTLTLTIEDGVTTVAISPDTQYVAAGSLDKSVRVWDIHSGFLVERLEGPDGHKDSVYSVAFSPNGKDLVSGSLDRTIKMWELSSPRGGQSAAPKGGKCVKTFEGHRDFVLSVALTPDANWVLSGSKDRGVQFWDPRTGTTQLMLQGHKNSVISVAPSPQGTYFATGSGDMKARIWSYRPY; this is translated from the exons atgTCCATGTATTCTCATCGCGGCATGGGCGCCGTTCCCCCCGGGAACTCTGCCCGCCTCAATGAGCTCCTCGATCAAATCAGAGCTGAATTTGAAACTCAACTTCGTCAGGCCGAAGGTTTTGAGCACCAGA TTTCAGCCCAAGTTAGCGAGATGCAGCTCGTTCGGGAAAAAGTATATGCAATGGAACAGACCCACATGACCTTGAAGCAAAA GTATGAGGAGGAAATCAGCATGCTTCGGCATCAACTCGAAAATGCGCGCAAAGGCGGCCCTCAGCCGGGCATGCCTGGGCCACCCCAGCACCCGGGTCCATCTCAACAGCCACCATCGATTGCTCCAGGAAATGGCCTCTTCAGCGGCATAATGGCAGGTGGAAATCAAGCTGGATTGGCACCTCCAAATCAACAACCACATGCTCCTCCCCAGGAGCAGCAGTTGGGCCCTCAGCACCAGATGGGCCAGGGCCCGCCTGGCCTTCCTGTTCCTCCGCCGCACCCTAATGCACAACAGCCGCCATACCAACAAGGCTACCCTCAAGGCCCTGTTTCGAACGGAATGGGCCCTCAGCCGCCTCAAAGCACTGCTTCACCTGGCCCAGGACGACGAGGGGTTGGGCGCCCGCCAAACGCCGTTGGACCTGCCACTCCCCAGATCAACACTCCCGTTCCGTATCCTGGCAATGCTCAATCGCCCCAGGTTAGCCATCCGACACCCGATCACGCTCGCATGGGCGGTCCTCGAGCGCCTCCTGTTGGCAATGCCTTGGGTGACCTTGAAGTCGATTCCGTTGCACCGCACAACAAGAAGACTGGCACTGATTGGTACGCCATCTTCAATCCTGCTGTCCAGCGTGTCCTGGATGTGGATCTTGTCCATTCACTTGCACACGAGAGTGTTGTGTGCTGCGTTAGATTCAGCCATGACGGTAAATACGTGGCCACTGGCTGTAACAGATCTGCTCAGATTTTTGATGTGTCAAGTGGTGAGAAGGTGTGTGTCTTGGAGGATCATAATGCCCAAGATATGACAGCCGATCTGTATATTCGCAGTGTGTGCTTCAGTCCTGACGGCCGCTATCTGGCCACTGGCGCTGAAGACAAACTCATCCGT GTTTGGGACATCCAATCAAGAACCATTCGCAATCATTTTTCTGGCCACGAACAAGATATCTATTCCCTCGATTTTGCACGTGATGGGCGAACAATTGCATCTGGCAGCGGCGACCGAACAGTTCGACTGTGGGATATTGAGCAAGGTACCAACACATTAACATTGACCATTGAGGATGGCGTCACTACTGTGGCAATCTCCCCCGACACGCAATATGTTGCTGCAGGGTCTTTGGACAAGAGTGTCCGTGTGTGGGACATTCACTCTGGATTTTTGGTGGAGCGTCTTGAGGGTCCTGACGGCCATAAGGATTCTGTCTACTCGGTTGCATTCTCGCCAAATGGAAAGGATCTAGTCAGCGGCAGTTTGGATCGAACTATCAAGATGTGGGAGCTTAGCTCCCCACGTGGAGGACAGAGTGCTGCCCCCAAGGGCGGCAAGTGTGTCAAGACTTTTGAGGGCCATCGCGACTTCGTGCTGTCCGTTGCGTTGACACCCGATGCTAACTGGGTCTTGTCGGGTTCAAAGGATCGTGGTGTTCAATTCTGGGACCCTCGCACCGGCACCACACAGCTGATGCTGCAGGGGCACAAGAATTCTGTTATCTCAGTGGCCCCGAGCCCCCAGGGTACCTACTTTGCCACGGGATCGGGCGACATGAAGGCACGAATCTGGTCATACCGCCCATACTAA
- a CDS encoding protein precursor (similar to Metarhizium acridum CQMa 102 XP_007806692.1), giving the protein MAYVLFSVSVFFIVVATALFLTRSHWRHLVPEIRLPGAGYIYSRLPGSFAGDIEAGLSSSNFDLTGNMESGDSRAGLDDASKAEVLKIMKRKRMTFDQARKAYMENRFKANGIGPDGRPRDPKFVSFS; this is encoded by the coding sequence ATGGCATACGTTCTGTTCAGTGTTtccgtcttcttcattgtgGTAGCCACTGCATTGTTCCTGACACGGTCTCATTGGCGGCACCTCGTTCCTGAAATTCGCCTGCCTGGCGCAGGCTACATCTACTCTCGACTGCCCGGCAGTTTCGCTGGCGATATTGAGGCCGGCCTTTCGAGCAGCAACTTTGATCTCACTGGCAATATGGAATCAGGAGACAGTCGTGCCGGGCTTGACGATGCAAGCAAAGCCGAAGTTCTAAAAATcatgaagaggaagaggatgacgTTTGATCAAGCTCGTAAAGCTTACATGGAGAACCGATTTAAAGCGAACGGGATAGGCCCTGATGGGCGACCAAGGGATCCCAAGTTTGTCAGCTTTTCTTGA
- a CDS encoding nucleolus protein (similar to Beauveria bassiana ARSEF 2860 XP_008599723.1), whose translation MRPPQRSLHAGRPPTARIARRSMSRKACRNLINKHHQLEKRQRQAISQGDKETEAAISAAIADLGGLNRYQQASLQGQSNDRGGDTSKVLLEWLSVDMVKQAERRPRLLEVGSLSTRNACSSSGHFEVVHIDLNSQEPGILKQDFMERPLPERSAEKFDIISLSLVLNFVPEAESRGRMLLRTLSFLQQPTGAAQRIFSGLFPSLFVVLPRSCVDNSRYCTDSTLESLMRALGYTLERIKKTQKLAYSLWVRSRVTAPVLHFAKHEVNPGRSRNNFAITLTSSDTKSQ comes from the coding sequence ATGCGGCCACCTCAGAGAAGCCTCCATGCAGGTAGGCCACCCACTGCGCGGATAGCAAGGCGATCTATGTCACGCAAGGCATGCCGgaatctcatcaacaaacaTCATCAGCTGGAAAAACGACAGCGGCAGGCCATTTCGCAAGGAGACAAGGAGACGGAGGCAGCGATTTCTGCAGCAATAGCTGACCTCGGTGGCTTAAATCGATACCAACAAGCCAGCCTTCAAGGTCAGAGCAACGACCGAGGCGGGGACACTTCAAAAGTCCTACTTGAATGGCTTTCAGTGGACATGGTCAAACAAGCTGAAAGACGACCCCGTTTGTTAGAAGTTGGGTCCTTGAGTACTCGGAATGCGTGTTCTTCAAGCGGCCACTTCGAGGTGGTCCATATAGACCTGAACAGCCAAGAGCCGGGGATTCTCAAGCAGGACTTTATGGAACGACCTTTACCAGAGCGTTCAGCCGAGAAATTTGATATTATATCCTTAAGTTTAGTGCTCAACTTCGTCCCTGAAGCGGAAAGCCGTGGCCGAATGCTGCTTCGGACGCTGTCTTTTCTACAGCAACCTACTGGTGCTGCCCAGAGGATTTTTAGTGGCTTATTTCCATCATTGTTTGTTGTTCTTCCGAGGAGTTGCGTTGACAACTCCCGATATTGCACCGATTCGACGCTAGAATCGCTGATGAGAGCTTTGGGATATACACTGGAGCGTATCAAGAAAACACAAAAGCTTGCTTACAGCCTGTGGGTGAGAAGCCGTGTTACCGCCCCCGTACTTCACTTTGCGAAGCATGAAGTGAATCCAGGTCGGTCAAGAAACAATTTTGCTATCACGTTGACGAGCTCCGACACCAAATCTCAGTAG
- a CDS encoding amino acid transporter (similar to Myceliophthora thermophila ATCC 42464 XP_003662899.1), giving the protein MADIGGVNSFRSFARSWQRAASFAEVIPRRPSFILASESENFPGPSCDGIQYGRSQVGSQSQPSTGLLRQHLEATSPHGPASVEIAPSPTGGRPNADGIPRNDFRERERKALDHDLASGALPAGSPSTRSSIFAVPPHLAAPSVVGSYGSQYGTLTARRYRSRSSASYESTWGVHAEHGEGQGIDTTLGEEQPILIKEVKQGDRVVLTVDGQSTLPQSIFNSINAIIGVGLLSLPLAFKMSGWIIGLSILTLTAAVTAHTGKLIGKCMEYDPSIITYSDLAYVAFGARARVIVSALFTLELVAACVALVILFADSLDLLLPTVASTTIWKCVCAGLILVLNVLPLRWLSYTSVVGIFSTFCIVCIVILDGLVKQHTPGSLREPAATYLLPSNWLSLPLAYGLMASPWGAHSVFPSIYRDMRHPHKWTHGVNITFSFSYALDSCLAVIGILMFGNDIKEAITSNILKTYGYPESLTIIMCIFITIIPLTKIPLNARPLITTADVMCGLHRDNHQLNHQQHAGSDEQSFTITYVLRAVVRIAVVLVLLAISVLFPAFDSVCAFLGAALCTLISVILPICFYLKLYSKDIAKRERVASWILLVIFSIFGLVGTIWTFLPKHLVST; this is encoded by the exons ATGGCGGATATAGGAGGAGTAAATAGCTTTAGATCCTTCGCCAGAAGCTGGCAGCGGGCAGCATCCTTTGCAGAGGTCATTCCTCGTCGGCCCAGTTTCATCCTTGCGTCCGAGTCGGAGAACTTCCCAGGACCAAGCTGCGATGGCATCCAATACGGCCGAAGCCAGGTTGGTAGTCAATCCCAACCAAGCACAGGCCTGCTTCGCCAGCACCTTGAAGCAACGAGTCCACATGGCCCAGCATCAGTCGAGATTGCCCCAAGTCCCACCGGAGGCAGGCCAAATGCTGATGGAATACCGCGGAATGATTTTCGAGAACGGGAACGTAAAGCATTAGACCACGATTTGGCTTCGGGTGCTCTCCCTGCTGGCTCGCCATCCACCCGATCCAGCATCTTCGCCGTTCCCCCGCACCTAGCAGCACCGTCTGTCGTTGGGAGCTACGGCTCTCAATATGGCACATTGACCGCTCGCAGGTACAGGTCGAGATCGTCTGCAAGCTATGAAAGCACTTGGGGAGTGCATGCCGAACATGGGGAGGGCCAAGGTATTGATACAACGCTGGGGGAGGAACAACCAATCCTGATTAAGGAGGTCAAGCAGGGCGATAGAGTGGTTCTCACTGTTGACGGTCAAAGTACCCTCCCACAATCAATTTTCAATTCCATCAACGCAATAATCGGAGTGGGCTTATTGAGTTTGCCTTTGGCATTTAAGATGAGTGGTTGGATAATTGGTCTGTCCATCTTGACGCTGACAGCTGCTGTCACGGCCCATACAGGAAAGTTAATTGGTAAATGCATGGAGTACGACCCAAGTATCATAACTTACTCAGATTTGGCATACGTTGCCTTCGGGGCTCGTGCTCGAGTCATTGTCTCGGCACTATTCACCCTCGAGCTTGTTGCAGCTTGCGTAGCTCTAGTTATTCTCTTTGCCGATTCTCTGGATCTCTTGTTACCAACCGTGGCCAGCACAACAATCTGGAAGTGTGTTTGCGCCGGACTCATTTTGGTTTTGAATGTGCTACCGTTGAGGTGGCTCAGTTACACAAGTGTTGTTGGAATATTTTCAACCTTTTGCA TTGTTTGTATTGTAATTCTCGACGGCCTTGTCAAACAACATACTCCTGGATCACTCCGGGAGCCCGCGGCGACCTATCTCCTCCCATCTAATTGGCTTTCGCTTCCTCTTGCATATGGACTCATGGCCAGTCCATGGGGTGCTCATTCCGTTTTCCCATCA ATTTATAGAGACATGCGACATCCGCACAAGTGGACTCATGGCGTCAATATTACCTTTTCATTCTCC TACGCCCTTGATAGCTGCTTGGCCGTCATTGGCATTCTCATGTTTGGTAACGATATCAAGGAAGCAATCACATCGAACATTCTGAAAACTTATGGGTATCCCGAGTCTCTGACCATCATAATGTGTATCTTCATCACAATCATACCGTTGACAAAGATCCCGCTGAACGCCAGGCCACTGATCACGACTGCTGATGTGATGTGTGGCCTTCACAGAGACAATCACCAGCTCAATCACCAGCAACATGCGGGATCAGACGAGCAGTCATTCACCATCACCTATGTATTGAGAGCGGTGGTCCGAATTGCTGTTGTTCTGGTCCTCCTGGCCATTTCGGTGCTTTTCCCAGCATTTGACTCCGTTTGTGCTTTTCTCGGCGCCGCACTTTGCACACTCATCTCAgtcatcttgccaatttGCTTTTACTTGAAACTCTACTCGAAGGATATCGCTAAGCGTGAGCGTGTAGCATCTTGGATTCTGCTGGTTATCTTTTCTATTTTTGGATTGGTTGGCACGATTTGGACATTCTTACCTAAACATCTCGTCAGCACCTGA